The following proteins are encoded in a genomic region of Carboxydothermus pertinax:
- a CDS encoding CooT family nickel-binding protein — protein sequence MCEASAFVVKGDKEELFLERVDKLIPTEEGLLLENIFGQRKVIKARIKRLELVDHRILLEREE from the coding sequence ATGTGTGAAGCCAGTGCTTTTGTGGTAAAGGGGGATAAGGAGGAGCTTTTTTTAGAACGGGTGGATAAACTAATACCCACCGAGGAGGGGCTTTTGCTGGAAAATATTTTTGGGCAGAGAAAAGTTATTAAAGCCCGGATAAAACGTTTAGAACTGGTGGACCACCGGATTTTGCTGGAGCGGGAGGAGTAA
- a CDS encoding RtcB family protein: MLEKIKDNLYLLPKQGKMQVDGYVIAHSKLIPALYNDESLKQLQNAASIPGVYRAVYGMPDLHEGFGLPIGGVMATVLPEGVISAGAVGMDINCGVRLLTTPFAARELSRERLRKLVSAIERYVPAGVGKKNREKEVRKLLPQVLVHGVRALLEEGYGIEEDLAKIEEGGVMPGADLKALSETALSRGAEGLGTLGGGNHFIELQEVVEIREKQLAERYGLYPGQLCVMVHTGSRGLGHQVCTEYTEILYRAGPKYRVNVPAKGLAAVPFSSPEGKQYYQAMVAVANFAYANRQLITYYLRLVFKEQLGDGKLDLVYDLAHNIAKIEVHDERTVLVHRKGATRALPAGHRANLPAFKETGHPVLIPGSMGTKSYVLRATPQITLTFNSLNHGAGRSMSRKASIKNITVSDLKQALGEILLNEKPEAVLDEAPQAYKDIDLVIETVTGAGLAEVVAILKPLAVIKGKD; encoded by the coding sequence ATGTTAGAAAAAATAAAAGATAACCTCTACCTTTTACCCAAGCAAGGGAAAATGCAGGTAGATGGGTATGTGATTGCTCACAGCAAATTAATTCCTGCTCTTTATAATGATGAATCGTTAAAGCAACTCCAAAATGCGGCAAGTATTCCCGGGGTTTACCGGGCGGTTTACGGCATGCCGGATTTGCATGAAGGGTTTGGGTTACCAATCGGGGGCGTGATGGCTACTGTTTTACCGGAAGGCGTAATTTCTGCCGGGGCAGTGGGGATGGACATTAACTGCGGGGTGCGGCTTTTAACTACTCCCTTTGCGGCCCGGGAATTATCCCGGGAAAGATTACGAAAATTAGTAAGTGCCATTGAAAGATATGTTCCGGCGGGAGTTGGCAAAAAAAACCGGGAGAAGGAAGTGAGAAAACTCCTCCCTCAAGTTTTGGTGCACGGGGTGCGGGCTCTTTTGGAGGAAGGATACGGTATTGAGGAGGACTTAGCAAAAATAGAAGAGGGCGGGGTTATGCCCGGGGCCGATCTTAAAGCTTTGTCCGAGACTGCTTTATCCCGGGGTGCCGAAGGACTTGGTACTTTAGGAGGCGGAAACCACTTTATTGAGCTGCAGGAAGTAGTGGAAATAAGGGAGAAGCAACTGGCCGAAAGGTACGGGCTGTACCCGGGGCAACTATGTGTAATGGTTCATACCGGAAGCCGGGGGCTTGGGCACCAGGTGTGTACCGAGTATACCGAGATTTTATATAGAGCAGGACCCAAGTACAGAGTAAACGTACCGGCAAAAGGACTGGCAGCTGTACCTTTTTCTTCACCGGAGGGGAAGCAGTATTATCAGGCAATGGTGGCAGTGGCGAACTTTGCTTATGCCAACCGCCAGCTTATCACCTATTATTTAAGGCTGGTATTTAAAGAACAGCTGGGGGATGGAAAGCTTGACTTGGTTTATGATTTAGCCCACAATATTGCTAAAATAGAAGTTCATGACGAAAGAACAGTTTTAGTTCACCGAAAAGGGGCAACGAGGGCTTTGCCTGCAGGGCACCGGGCCAATTTACCGGCATTTAAAGAAACAGGCCATCCGGTATTAATCCCTGGAAGTATGGGAACGAAATCTTATGTGTTAAGAGCAACGCCCCAAATCACCCTAACTTTTAACTCTTTAAATCATGGAGCAGGCAGGAGTATGTCCCGAAAAGCATCAATTAAAAACATTACGGTTTCGGATTTAAAACAGGCCTTGGGAGAAATCCTTTTAAACGAGAAACCAGAAGCTGTCTTAGATGAAGCGCCCCAGGCGTATAAAGATATTGACTTGGTAATTGAGACAGTGACCGGGGCTGGTCTTGCCGAGGTGGTAGCGATTTTAAAACCTTTAGCCGTTATCAAGGGAAAAGATTAA